One stretch of Candidatus Binatia bacterium DNA includes these proteins:
- the cspLA gene encoding cold shock-like protein CspLA translates to MAVGTVKWFNPEKGFGFIRQENGEDVFVHYSSIQGQGFKSLEEGQRVSFDVTPGRKGPQATNVQKL, encoded by the coding sequence ATGGCAGTAGGAACTGTGAAATGGTTCAACCCGGAGAAGGGCTTTGGGTTCATCCGCCAGGAAAATGGCGAAGACGTGTTCGTACACTATTCGTCAATCCAAGGCCAAGGCTTCAAAAGCCTCGAAGAAGGCCAGCGAGTCAGCTTCGATGTGACCCCGGGTCGCAAGGGGCCGCAGGCAACCAACGTGCAAAAGCTGTAA
- the aroA gene encoding 3-phosphoshikimate 1-carboxyvinyltransferase has protein sequence MNAENIYWVRPLTRPINAVVTVPGSKSITNRALLLAALARGASTLEGALFSDDTEYMARAWQVLGIDVQEDREACRFVVRGGDGTFPAREADLFVGNAGTAMRFLVAALCLGHGRFRIDGSPRMRERPIQPLLDTLCQLGADAMSERGTGCPPVVVRAHGLRGGRASLEARQSSQFLSAVLQVAPCTQQGVELHRVGPLIAEPYVAMTIGVMQAFGAVVETDGRETFRVMPQAYKAAHYRIEPDASSAHYFWAAAALCGGRVRVPGLNRRSLQGDVRFAEVLGEMGAQVEFGENFVEVRGTGELRGIDVDMNPISDTAMTLAALAPFATGPVRIRNVAHLRIQESDRLRAMTTELARLGVKVEEREDGLSVYPSAIAPAVVDTYGDHRIAMSLALIGLRVGAIGIRDPHCVRKTFPEFFTKLEALYG, from the coding sequence ATGAATGCTGAGAACATTTACTGGGTTCGTCCCCTCACCCGCCCGATAAACGCTGTGGTCACCGTTCCCGGCTCCAAGAGCATCACAAATCGTGCATTGCTGCTGGCTGCCTTGGCTCGCGGTGCGAGTACCCTCGAAGGGGCGCTGTTCAGCGACGACACCGAGTACATGGCGCGCGCTTGGCAAGTATTGGGGATCGATGTGCAGGAAGACCGCGAGGCGTGCCGTTTTGTCGTTCGCGGTGGCGACGGAACTTTTCCAGCGCGAGAGGCGGACCTATTCGTGGGCAACGCAGGCACGGCCATGCGGTTCTTGGTAGCGGCCTTGTGCTTGGGGCACGGCCGCTTTCGCATTGACGGGTCGCCGCGCATGCGCGAGCGCCCGATTCAGCCTCTTCTCGACACACTCTGCCAACTCGGCGCCGATGCAATGAGTGAACGCGGCACGGGCTGCCCGCCCGTGGTCGTGCGCGCCCACGGCTTGCGGGGTGGCCGGGCCAGTTTGGAGGCGAGGCAGAGCAGTCAGTTCCTGTCTGCCGTTTTGCAGGTTGCGCCGTGTACCCAGCAAGGGGTGGAACTTCACCGGGTCGGTCCGCTGATCGCGGAGCCGTATGTCGCGATGACCATCGGGGTCATGCAAGCGTTTGGGGCCGTTGTGGAGACGGACGGCCGTGAAACGTTTCGCGTGATGCCTCAGGCGTACAAGGCCGCGCATTACCGCATCGAGCCGGATGCCTCCAGCGCGCACTACTTCTGGGCCGCAGCCGCACTGTGCGGCGGCCGTGTTCGCGTGCCCGGGCTGAACCGCCGATCGCTCCAGGGGGATGTTCGGTTTGCGGAGGTGCTCGGCGAGATGGGCGCACAAGTGGAGTTCGGCGAAAATTTTGTCGAGGTGCGCGGCACCGGAGAACTGCGCGGGATTGACGTGGACATGAACCCGATTTCCGACACGGCCATGACCCTGGCCGCCCTGGCGCCGTTTGCCACGGGTCCGGTGCGGATCCGTAACGTCGCGCACTTGCGCATCCAGGAAAGCGATCGTTTGCGCGCCATGACCACGGAGCTGGCCCGCCTCGGGGTGAAAGTAGAGGAACGGGAAGACGGGCTCAGCGTCTACCCGAGCGCCATCGCGCCGGCGGTGGTGGACACGTACGGCGACCATCGCATTGCGATGAGCTTAGCTCTGATTGGTTTGCGTGTGGGAGCCATCGGCATTCGGGATCCGCACTGTGTCCGGAAAACATTCCCGGAGTTCTTCACCAAGTTGGAGGCGCTCTACGGATGA
- the cmk gene encoding cytidylate kinase: MKPLVVAIDGPAGAGKSTVSRRLAQRLGFQYVDTGAMYRVIGVLAAERGIAPDDAAGLEALCRETRIRFRDDADGRTRVYADGRDLTDAIRTPEAGQWASKVSAVPQVRAHLVAQQREIGAAGGVVMEGRDIGTVVFPDAFVKVFLDASPRERARRRAAELHAQVSEAEIERVARDIAERDARDRTRAHAPLRPAEDAVYVDTTGKSIDDVVQMLYDIVTARRAELARL; encoded by the coding sequence ATGAAGCCGCTTGTCGTTGCGATCGACGGCCCGGCAGGGGCGGGCAAGAGTACGGTCAGCCGGCGCTTGGCGCAGCGTCTCGGCTTTCAGTACGTGGACACGGGCGCAATGTACCGGGTCATTGGCGTGCTCGCGGCGGAGCGGGGGATCGCGCCGGACGACGCGGCGGGCCTAGAGGCCTTGTGCCGCGAGACTCGTATCCGTTTTCGCGACGATGCCGACGGGCGCACGCGCGTTTACGCGGATGGGCGTGACCTCACGGACGCCATTCGCACACCCGAGGCCGGCCAGTGGGCGTCGAAAGTCTCGGCAGTTCCCCAGGTGCGCGCACACTTGGTGGCGCAGCAGCGCGAGATTGGCGCCGCCGGGGGCGTGGTGATGGAGGGCCGGGACATCGGCACAGTGGTGTTTCCCGATGCCTTCGTGAAGGTTTTTCTCGATGCTTCGCCGCGCGAGCGCGCGCGGCGGCGCGCGGCCGAGTTGCATGCGCAAGTGAGCGAGGCGGAAATCGAGCGTGTCGCGCGCGATATCGCCGAGCGGGATGCACGCGATCGCACCCGGGCGCATGCGCCGCTCCGGCCAGCGGAGGATGCGGTGTACGTGGACACGACCGGCAAGAGTATCGACGATGTCGTGCAAATGCTCTACGACATAGTCACTGCGCGCCGCGCAGAACTTGCAAGGCTATAG
- the hisC gene encoding histidinol-phosphate aminotransferase codes for MSTKLEELAPEWIRTLAPYPPGKPIEELEREYGIRDSIKLASNENPLGPSPRAVAAIQEALGQLHRYPDGSGYYLKRALARKLGVSPDAILLGNGSNELIELAVRTFLRAGDEAVMADQAFVIYRLVVQAQGARARIVPLRHYTHDLEAMADALTPATRMVFLANPNNPTGTIFFRDEWEEFLARVPEDVIVVMDEAYFEYVEDPRYPDSLASHLPARALITLRTFSKIYGLAGLRIGYGIAPPPLVDLMDRVRAPFNVSSLAQVAALAALEDDEHVARTRRVNREGMEFLRREFERLGLEYVPSWANFMLVRVGNGARVYEALLRRGVIVRPMGVYGFPEHVRISIGTAAENERCIAALEQVLIGGGVRAVAF; via the coding sequence ATGAGCACGAAACTGGAAGAATTGGCACCGGAGTGGATCCGCACGCTCGCGCCCTATCCACCGGGAAAGCCCATCGAGGAGCTGGAACGCGAGTACGGCATTCGCGATTCCATCAAGTTGGCTTCCAACGAAAACCCGCTCGGGCCTTCGCCGCGCGCGGTGGCGGCCATTCAGGAAGCGTTGGGGCAGCTTCACCGCTACCCGGATGGTAGTGGTTACTACCTCAAGCGCGCTTTGGCGCGAAAGCTGGGCGTGTCGCCCGATGCGATCTTGCTGGGCAACGGCTCCAACGAGCTCATCGAGTTGGCTGTGCGCACATTCTTGCGTGCGGGCGACGAAGCCGTGATGGCCGATCAAGCGTTCGTAATTTATCGCCTGGTCGTCCAGGCCCAAGGTGCTCGCGCTCGCATTGTGCCGCTGCGCCACTACACGCACGACCTCGAAGCCATGGCCGATGCTCTGACGCCGGCCACGCGCATGGTGTTTCTGGCGAATCCCAACAACCCGACCGGTACGATCTTTTTCCGCGACGAGTGGGAGGAGTTTCTCGCCCGCGTGCCGGAAGATGTCATCGTGGTCATGGACGAGGCCTATTTCGAGTACGTCGAGGATCCCCGCTACCCTGACTCGCTGGCGAGTCACCTCCCCGCCCGCGCACTGATTACCTTGCGTACCTTCTCCAAAATTTATGGCTTGGCGGGTTTGCGCATTGGCTATGGCATTGCGCCGCCGCCACTGGTGGATCTCATGGACCGTGTGCGCGCGCCGTTTAACGTGAGCAGTCTCGCGCAAGTGGCCGCCTTGGCGGCCTTGGAAGATGACGAACATGTAGCCCGCACGCGCCGCGTGAACCGCGAGGGAATGGAGTTTTTGCGTCGCGAGTTCGAACGCCTCGGGCTGGAATATGTTCCCAGTTGGGCGAACTTCATGCTCGTGCGGGTGGGCAACGGGGCGAGGGTGTACGAGGCTTTGCTGCGGCGCGGTGTGATCGTGCGGCCGATGGGGGTGTACGGATTTCCCGAACACGTGCGCATCAGCATTGGCACCGCTGCCGAGAATGAACGCTGCATTGCCGCGCTGGAGCAAGTGCTCATCGGAGGAGGGGTGCGTGCCGTTGCGTTTTGA
- the rpsA gene encoding 30S ribosomal protein S1 — protein sequence MEQARDEAASSSQNDFRELFEQSTLAPRPGQVVRGRVVTVSPEGVAVDIGYKSEGTIPVEEFTDRNGNVEVRPGDAIDVYFAGVDRETGTVYLSRVKAEQLRVWNDIEEAERTGKTIEGTIVGKVKGGLKVDVGVPAFLPGSQVDVRPVRSLDRFIGQRMQFAVIKCNRARGNVVLSRRKVIEEEREQLRKETLAVLEEGVILEGVVKNITDYGAFVDLGGIDGLLHVTDMAWGRVNHPSDVVKVGDVVRVVVLKYDPDRGRVSLGMKQIMPDPWHGVAERYPVGSRVRGRVVNIADYGAFVELEPGVEGLVHVSEMSWTKRVVHPSKIVEPNQEVEVVVLDVDEANRRISLGLKQAVPNPWDLLRVNHPVGSRVTGVVKHITDFGVFVGIAEGIDGLVHVSDMHWTKKIKHPSELYKKGDTVEAVVLSIDPEHERVALGVKQLTEDPWNTMAQRYPVGSRVRGKVTSVADFGVFVELEEGVEGLIHVSQLSHERVDRPQEMFQPGQEVEAEVTLVDPKDRKISLSIRALRRTEERLEMESYLQRDRNQGRFSLQDIMAEQLRMDSEKKEEPSR from the coding sequence ATGGAACAAGCAAGAGACGAAGCTGCGTCCAGCAGCCAGAACGACTTTCGGGAGCTTTTTGAGCAAAGCACCCTTGCGCCTCGCCCAGGGCAAGTCGTTCGTGGTCGTGTCGTGACCGTGTCGCCCGAAGGGGTGGCCGTGGACATCGGTTATAAGTCGGAAGGAACGATTCCCGTCGAGGAATTCACCGACCGGAATGGTAACGTAGAGGTCCGGCCTGGAGACGCGATCGATGTTTATTTCGCGGGTGTGGATCGCGAAACTGGGACGGTGTACTTGTCGCGCGTGAAAGCAGAGCAGTTGCGCGTGTGGAACGACATCGAAGAAGCCGAGCGGACGGGTAAAACCATCGAAGGGACCATTGTCGGCAAGGTCAAAGGTGGCCTCAAGGTCGATGTCGGGGTTCCGGCGTTTTTACCAGGTTCGCAAGTGGATGTTCGTCCGGTGCGCTCGCTGGACCGGTTTATTGGCCAGCGCATGCAGTTCGCGGTGATCAAGTGCAACCGTGCGCGCGGTAATGTGGTGCTTTCGCGCCGCAAAGTGATCGAGGAAGAACGCGAGCAACTGCGCAAAGAGACGCTGGCCGTCCTCGAAGAGGGAGTCATTCTCGAGGGCGTGGTGAAAAACATCACCGACTACGGCGCCTTTGTGGACCTCGGCGGCATCGATGGTCTTTTGCATGTGACCGATATGGCGTGGGGGCGGGTCAATCACCCCTCGGACGTCGTAAAGGTTGGTGACGTTGTGCGTGTCGTGGTGCTGAAGTACGACCCGGATCGCGGGCGCGTCTCGCTGGGGATGAAGCAAATCATGCCTGACCCGTGGCACGGGGTGGCCGAACGCTATCCGGTCGGCTCGCGGGTACGCGGTCGGGTGGTGAACATTGCCGACTATGGTGCGTTCGTGGAATTAGAGCCCGGCGTGGAGGGGCTGGTCCACGTCTCGGAAATGTCGTGGACCAAGCGTGTGGTGCATCCCTCCAAGATTGTCGAGCCGAATCAGGAGGTCGAAGTCGTCGTCCTCGATGTGGACGAAGCCAATCGGCGCATCTCGCTGGGGCTCAAGCAAGCGGTTCCGAATCCATGGGACTTGCTGCGCGTCAACCATCCGGTGGGTTCGCGGGTCACGGGTGTGGTGAAACACATCACGGACTTCGGCGTGTTCGTGGGCATTGCCGAAGGAATTGATGGCTTGGTGCACGTCTCCGACATGCACTGGACGAAAAAGATCAAACACCCGTCGGAGCTCTACAAGAAGGGGGATACGGTCGAAGCGGTCGTGTTGAGCATCGATCCGGAGCACGAACGGGTGGCCTTGGGCGTGAAGCAACTCACCGAGGATCCTTGGAACACCATGGCTCAGCGCTACCCCGTCGGAAGTCGGGTGCGGGGCAAGGTGACTTCGGTGGCCGACTTTGGAGTGTTCGTAGAACTCGAAGAGGGGGTGGAAGGCCTAATCCATGTGTCGCAATTGAGCCACGAGCGAGTGGATCGCCCGCAGGAAATGTTCCAGCCCGGGCAAGAGGTCGAGGCGGAAGTGACGCTTGTGGACCCGAAGGATCGCAAGATCAGCTTGAGTATTCGGGCACTCCGGCGCACAGAAGAGCGGTTGGAAATGGAGTCGTACCTGCAGCGCGACCGCAACCAAGGCCGCTTCTCTTTGCAGGACATCATGGCCGAGCAGTTGCGGATGGACTCGGAGAAAAAAGAGGAACCTTCGCGCTAA
- a CDS encoding CoA transferase, with product MISLTLVGTPNPYGDGFAGCGALLRRRSSQIKIGAFLDPFSLPAPLVCSRDRAACAEEVVIKLCLMTTGDRPKGLLAGVRVLECSLLGPAATGMHLADLGAEVIKVEAPGGDYVRKMAFPIINGISLLHWHLNRGKRSIVLDLRQAAAVDVFLRLVEKVDVVIEAMRPGALARRGITFERMCQHNPRIVYCTVSGYGMTGPYRDLPAHGIAFDAWAGVARPTTEAHGFPAIPSYTAIGMNAGPLYAAMGILAALLRSRATGQPCWLEVAQSDAAAAFNWNGIEGNKAYERPPSEVTGNDGDGRGERRPVGDNSMTDAVRYQFYRTKDGMILFMASEQQFWRNFAYGIGRPDLFEAHPGARYADHARGNLDLRRELADIFATRTTAEWVQFGLQVNTPIAPVHDTKTITRDPHFRERIGFWSRDRVGTELMPSPVRLVNEELPIPEAAAVEPGCDTERVLQELLDLTPERLSQLRAQGVFGGTFPGNELPGSSGGRE from the coding sequence GTGATTTCGTTGACACTGGTAGGGACTCCGAACCCGTACGGAGACGGCTTTGCGGGATGCGGTGCCCTGCTCCGCCGCCGGTCGAGCCAGATCAAAATCGGTGCGTTCTTGGATCCCTTCAGCCTTCCGGCCCCGCTGGTTTGTTCCCGAGACCGTGCTGCCTGCGCGGAGGAAGTCGTGATAAAGTTATGTTTGATGACTACCGGCGATCGACCAAAGGGTCTCCTTGCGGGCGTGCGCGTGCTGGAGTGTTCGTTGTTGGGGCCAGCGGCAACGGGCATGCATTTGGCCGACCTCGGTGCCGAGGTCATCAAGGTGGAGGCGCCCGGCGGAGACTACGTGCGCAAGATGGCCTTTCCCATCATTAATGGGATTTCGTTGCTTCACTGGCATCTCAACCGAGGAAAACGCAGCATTGTGCTCGACCTTCGGCAAGCGGCTGCCGTGGACGTGTTTCTTCGGCTCGTCGAGAAGGTGGACGTGGTCATCGAGGCCATGCGTCCGGGTGCGCTTGCACGTCGAGGCATCACATTCGAGCGTATGTGCCAGCACAACCCGCGGATCGTATATTGCACCGTGTCCGGGTACGGAATGACCGGACCGTACCGAGACTTGCCCGCTCACGGGATTGCCTTCGATGCTTGGGCGGGGGTGGCGCGTCCGACGACGGAGGCGCACGGTTTCCCAGCCATTCCGAGTTACACGGCGATCGGGATGAACGCCGGCCCGCTCTACGCGGCGATGGGAATTTTGGCCGCGCTTTTGCGGTCCCGAGCCACTGGCCAGCCGTGCTGGCTCGAAGTGGCGCAAAGCGATGCGGCGGCAGCATTCAACTGGAATGGCATCGAAGGCAACAAGGCGTACGAACGGCCGCCGAGCGAGGTGACTGGCAACGACGGAGACGGGCGCGGCGAGCGCCGTCCGGTGGGGGACAACAGCATGACCGACGCCGTTCGTTACCAGTTTTACCGCACGAAAGACGGCATGATCTTGTTCATGGCGTCGGAGCAGCAATTTTGGCGCAACTTTGCCTATGGCATTGGCCGGCCCGATTTGTTCGAGGCACATCCGGGCGCGCGTTACGCTGACCACGCGCGGGGCAACCTCGATCTGCGGCGAGAGCTTGCGGACATTTTTGCAACGCGCACCACGGCGGAGTGGGTGCAATTTGGCCTCCAGGTCAACACGCCCATTGCTCCGGTCCACGACACGAAAACGATCACCCGCGATCCGCACTTTCGGGAGCGCATCGGGTTTTGGAGCCGCGATCGTGTGGGCACTGAGCTCATGCCCTCGCCCGTTCGCCTCGTGAACGAAGAGTTGCCTATACCCGAAGCTGCGGCGGTGGAACCCGGCTGCGATACGGAGAGGGTTTTACAAGAGCTGTTGGATCTGACGCCCGAACGACTTTCGCAACTGCGCGCGCAAGGCGTGTTCGGGGGAACGTTTCCGGGAAACGAACTGCCCGGTTCATCGGGCGGGCGGGAATGA
- the tyrA gene encoding prephenate dehydrogenase → MPLRFERVAVVGVGLIGGSLALAARAAGVFGHVVGVGRSEANLQEALRRDIIDTASRDPHAAVAGADLVVLAVPVRSMPAVVQEFRTALAPGTLVTDVGSVKRYVLDAVEPLLPAGVPFVGAHPIAGTEESGAAAARADLFRGHRCVVTPGTRSGARAVEQIRALWEAVGMEVLEMNADAHDAALAWVSHLPHVLAFAASLALERNLPDAARLAGPSFASLTRVAASSTDTWVDIFLTNRAAIGQALERFLAKVEDLRRTIATTKLEELRAWLDGARQAHERQRRTGGTESYEC, encoded by the coding sequence GTGCCGTTGCGTTTTGAGCGGGTGGCGGTCGTCGGGGTCGGCCTTATCGGAGGCTCGCTGGCCTTGGCGGCTCGCGCGGCCGGTGTGTTCGGGCACGTCGTCGGCGTCGGCCGCAGCGAGGCCAATTTGCAAGAAGCGCTGCGGCGCGACATCATCGACACTGCGAGCCGCGACCCGCACGCGGCCGTGGCGGGGGCGGATCTCGTTGTCCTCGCCGTTCCGGTTCGTTCCATGCCGGCGGTGGTGCAGGAGTTTCGCACCGCACTTGCGCCGGGGACGCTCGTCACCGATGTGGGCAGCGTCAAACGTTATGTGCTCGATGCGGTCGAGCCGCTGCTGCCGGCAGGCGTACCGTTTGTCGGCGCGCATCCGATCGCGGGAACCGAGGAGAGTGGAGCGGCGGCGGCGCGGGCGGACTTGTTTCGCGGGCACCGGTGTGTGGTGACCCCGGGCACGCGCAGCGGAGCGCGCGCAGTCGAACAAATTCGCGCCTTGTGGGAGGCTGTGGGCATGGAAGTGCTAGAGATGAACGCCGACGCTCATGACGCCGCACTGGCCTGGGTGAGCCATCTGCCGCACGTGCTCGCATTTGCGGCGAGCCTGGCTCTGGAACGCAATCTTCCGGATGCGGCTCGCCTGGCAGGGCCGAGTTTCGCCAGCCTGACGCGTGTGGCGGCCAGTAGTACGGACACTTGGGTGGACATCTTCCTGACAAATCGTGCCGCGATTGGTCAGGCCCTCGAGCGGTTTCTGGCCAAGGTGGAGGACTTGCGCCGAACGATCGCGACCACCAAGCTGGAGGAACTGCGTGCTTGGCTCGACGGCGCTCGGCAAGCACACGAGCGCCAGCGTCGAACGGGTGGTACCGAGTCGTATGAATGCTGA
- the pheA gene encoding prephenate dehydratase, whose amino-acid sequence MRRPTSIEDLRARIDEIDQKLLALLNRRARLAREIGEHKRKQNAAVYAPAREKHILSRLLRANPGPLRPDQVRSIFREIISACLALEQPLKVAFLGPLGTFSHQAVVQQFGSQAHILPVGTIPEVFDEVEHDRADYGVVPVENSTEGVVAVTLDRLAESALTIKAELQLRVEHCLLARVSRLEDVQVVVAHPQALAQCRLWLQAHLPRVPQAEAPSTAAAAQRAQKERGVAAVASKLAAAYYDLQVLAENIQDLANNFTRFLVLGRDGVARPSGDDKTSIVISARHEAGALYRILQPFAEHGVSLCNIESRPLRNRPWEYLFFLDMVGHVDEPHVAKALAEVEHRSLFCKVLGSYPAAARPS is encoded by the coding sequence GTGCGACGACCGACTTCCATCGAAGACTTGCGAGCCCGCATTGACGAAATCGACCAAAAGCTGCTCGCGCTCCTGAACCGCCGGGCCCGTCTGGCTCGGGAAATTGGGGAGCACAAACGCAAGCAAAATGCGGCGGTGTACGCCCCCGCTCGGGAAAAACATATTTTGAGTCGCTTGCTGCGCGCCAATCCGGGTCCGCTCCGCCCCGATCAGGTGCGCAGTATCTTTCGCGAAATCATCAGTGCCTGCTTGGCTTTGGAGCAACCTCTGAAAGTGGCCTTTTTGGGACCGTTGGGCACCTTTTCCCATCAGGCGGTGGTGCAGCAGTTCGGCAGCCAAGCGCACATTCTCCCCGTCGGCACGATTCCCGAGGTATTCGACGAGGTCGAGCACGACCGGGCCGATTACGGCGTGGTGCCGGTGGAAAATTCCACTGAAGGAGTGGTGGCCGTTACGCTCGACCGTCTGGCCGAGTCGGCGCTCACGATCAAGGCCGAACTGCAACTGCGTGTGGAGCATTGCTTGCTCGCGCGGGTGTCGCGGCTGGAAGACGTGCAGGTGGTGGTTGCCCACCCGCAAGCATTGGCGCAGTGCCGCTTGTGGCTGCAGGCGCATTTGCCCCGGGTTCCGCAGGCCGAAGCTCCGAGCACGGCGGCGGCCGCCCAGCGGGCGCAAAAGGAGCGCGGCGTAGCGGCAGTGGCGAGCAAACTTGCCGCGGCGTACTACGACTTGCAGGTGCTCGCGGAAAACATTCAGGATCTGGCCAACAATTTCACGCGCTTCCTCGTGCTCGGGCGCGACGGCGTGGCCCGTCCGAGCGGCGACGACAAGACTTCGATTGTCATCTCCGCGCGCCACGAAGCCGGCGCGCTGTATCGCATTTTGCAGCCCTTCGCGGAGCACGGCGTGAGCTTGTGCAACATCGAATCGCGTCCGCTGCGCAACCGCCCGTGGGAGTATTTGTTTTTTCTCGACATGGTCGGGCATGTGGACGAGCCGCACGTGGCCAAGGCGCTCGCGGAGGTGGAGCACCGCTCGCTGTTTTGCAAGGTGTTAGGGTCGTATCCGGCGGCAGCGCGGCCATCGTGA
- the ihfB-2 gene encoding integration host factor subunit beta, with protein sequence MTKRELVEELGRRFPYCSRRDLETVVHTVFRSMVEALQNDDRVEIRGFGTFQLRERQGRKTRNPKTGELLQIAPKRMPFFRAGKELRLRVDAQKPNKP encoded by the coding sequence GTGACAAAGCGAGAGCTGGTAGAGGAGCTCGGACGGCGCTTTCCGTACTGCTCGCGGCGGGATTTGGAAACCGTCGTCCATACCGTGTTTCGCAGCATGGTCGAGGCGCTGCAAAATGACGACCGCGTCGAGATCCGCGGTTTCGGAACGTTCCAGTTACGCGAGCGCCAGGGGCGCAAAACGCGTAATCCCAAGACCGGGGAGCTGCTGCAAATTGCACCGAAGCGAATGCCGTTCTTTCGGGCCGGCAAGGAATTGCGCTTGCGTGTGGACGCGCAGAAACCAAACAAGCCGTAA
- a CDS encoding hydrolase translates to MSKRGRRLPNQQAGESGWVEVLWAPWRGAYLSGPKPQECIFCLARDAEDLAEQYVLATQPAVVMLNKFPYATGHLMVAPRRHTADFAGMPRKEACEVLATAQKAAAILHEVFQPDGMNIGLNLGAAAGAGFTDHLHWHLVPRWIGDTNFMPVVAGVKVMPEHLSATYEKLKPYFARR, encoded by the coding sequence GTGAGCAAGCGCGGCCGGCGGTTGCCGAATCAGCAAGCGGGCGAAAGTGGGTGGGTCGAGGTTTTGTGGGCCCCGTGGCGCGGGGCCTACCTGAGTGGGCCCAAACCGCAAGAGTGCATTTTCTGTTTGGCCCGCGATGCGGAGGATTTGGCCGAGCAGTACGTCCTCGCCACGCAGCCTGCGGTGGTGATGTTGAACAAGTTTCCGTACGCCACCGGGCATCTGATGGTGGCTCCGCGCCGACATACCGCGGATTTCGCGGGAATGCCACGCAAGGAGGCGTGCGAGGTGCTGGCTACGGCGCAAAAGGCCGCCGCGATTCTTCACGAAGTGTTCCAGCCTGACGGAATGAACATTGGCTTGAACCTCGGCGCGGCCGCCGGTGCGGGCTTTACCGATCACCTGCATTGGCACCTCGTGCCGCGATGGATTGGCGACACGAACTTCATGCCGGTGGTGGCCGGCGTGAAGGTGATGCCGGAGCACCTTTCGGCGACGTACGAAAAACTCAAACCGTACTTTGCCCGCCGGTAA